In the genome of Pseudarthrobacter sp. IC2-21, one region contains:
- a CDS encoding 3-oxoacid CoA-transferase subunit A, translating to MLNFVDTVNEAVAGIKDGSTVMIGGFGNAGQPFELIDALMDCGAKDLTVVNNNAGQGDQGLALLIKEGRVKKMICSFPRQSDSWHFDAKYHAGEIELELVPQGNLAERIRAAGAGIGGFFTPTGYGTMLAEGKETRIIDGRGQVFETPIHADVALIKALKADGVGNLVYRKTARNFGPIMAAAAKHTVVQVSEIVPTGGLDPENVVTPGIYVNSIVKVA from the coding sequence ATGCTGAATTTTGTAGACACCGTCAACGAGGCCGTAGCCGGCATCAAGGACGGCTCCACCGTGATGATCGGCGGGTTCGGCAACGCCGGGCAGCCCTTCGAACTGATTGATGCGCTGATGGACTGCGGCGCCAAGGACCTGACGGTGGTGAACAACAACGCCGGCCAGGGCGATCAGGGCCTGGCCCTGCTGATCAAGGAAGGCCGGGTCAAGAAAATGATCTGTTCCTTCCCGCGGCAGTCCGACTCCTGGCACTTCGACGCCAAATACCACGCCGGCGAAATCGAACTGGAACTCGTCCCGCAGGGCAACCTGGCCGAACGCATCCGCGCCGCCGGCGCCGGGATTGGCGGGTTCTTCACCCCCACCGGCTACGGCACCATGCTCGCCGAGGGCAAGGAGACCCGCATCATCGACGGCCGCGGCCAGGTCTTCGAGACCCCCATCCACGCGGACGTCGCGCTGATCAAGGCCCTGAAGGCCGACGGCGTGGGGAACCTCGTGTACCGCAAGACGGCCCGGAACTTCGGCCCCATCATGGCCGCCGCCGCCAAGCACACCGTGGTCCAGGTCTCGGAGATTGTCCCCACCGGCGGACTCGACCCGGAAAACGTCGTGACCCCCGGAATCTACGTCAACAGCATCGTGAAGGTGGCCTGA
- a CDS encoding thiolase family protein, giving the protein MNQAFVYDAVRTPFGKFGSGLAAVRPDDLAAHVIKESVKRAPGLDPERIDEVVFGNANGAGEENRNVARMGTLLAGLPVSIPGTSVNRLCGSSLDAAIIASRQINAGDAELMLVGGAESMSRAPWVLPKTEKPYPAGDLTLASTTLGWRLVNKAMPKDWTISLGEATERLREKYGVTREQQDEFAANSHNLSAAAWDEGFYDNLVTPVPGTDLVRDESIRAGSSAEKLAGLKTVFRTENGTVTAGNASPLSDGASAAWIGSENAAGLLGLEPLARIAGRGAHANDPQFFGYAPVEAANKALAKAGIGWDQVGAVELNEAFAAQSLACINAWGIDPAIVNRHGGAIAMGHPLGASGTRILGTLARSLQASGERWGVAAICIGVGQGLAVVLENVTAGSGTSTGKA; this is encoded by the coding sequence TTGAATCAGGCTTTTGTGTACGACGCCGTGCGCACCCCGTTCGGTAAGTTCGGCTCCGGTCTCGCGGCCGTTCGCCCGGATGACCTTGCCGCGCACGTGATCAAGGAATCCGTGAAGCGCGCACCGGGGCTGGATCCGGAGCGGATCGACGAGGTGGTGTTCGGCAACGCCAACGGCGCCGGCGAGGAGAACCGCAACGTCGCCCGGATGGGCACCCTGCTGGCCGGCCTGCCGGTCTCGATCCCCGGTACGTCGGTGAACCGGCTGTGCGGGTCGTCTTTGGATGCGGCGATCATCGCCTCGCGCCAGATCAACGCCGGCGACGCCGAGCTGATGCTCGTGGGCGGGGCCGAATCGATGTCCCGCGCCCCCTGGGTGCTGCCCAAGACCGAGAAGCCCTACCCGGCCGGGGACCTGACTCTGGCCTCCACCACGCTGGGCTGGCGCCTGGTCAACAAGGCCATGCCCAAGGACTGGACCATCTCCCTCGGTGAGGCCACCGAACGGCTCCGCGAGAAGTACGGCGTGACCCGTGAGCAGCAGGACGAATTCGCCGCGAACTCCCACAACCTCTCCGCCGCCGCCTGGGACGAGGGCTTCTACGACAACCTGGTCACCCCGGTCCCGGGCACCGACCTGGTCCGCGACGAAAGCATCCGCGCCGGTTCCTCCGCGGAGAAGCTCGCCGGGCTGAAGACCGTGTTCCGCACCGAGAACGGCACAGTCACGGCCGGGAACGCGTCCCCGCTGTCCGACGGCGCCTCCGCGGCCTGGATCGGCTCCGAGAACGCCGCCGGGCTGCTCGGGCTCGAACCGCTGGCCCGCATCGCCGGCCGCGGCGCGCACGCCAACGATCCCCAGTTCTTCGGCTACGCCCCGGTGGAGGCCGCGAACAAGGCCCTCGCGAAGGCGGGCATCGGCTGGGACCAGGTGGGCGCCGTCGAACTTAACGAAGCGTTCGCCGCACAGTCCCTGGCCTGCATCAACGCCTGGGGCATCGACCCGGCCATCGTCAACCGGCACGGCGGCGCGATCGCCATGGGCCACCCTCTCGGCGCGTCCGGCACCCGGATCCTGGGCACCCTCGCCCGGTCCCTGCAGGCCTCCGGCGAACGCTGGGGCGTCGCCGCGATCTGCATCGGCGTGGGCCAGGGCCTGGCCGTCGTGCTCGAAAACGTCACCGCCGGCAGCGGCACCAGCACAGGAAAGGCATAA
- a CDS encoding Re/Si-specific NAD(P)(+) transhydrogenase subunit alpha gives MKLGIPRERHEGERRVAATPETVKQLAGLGLDVLIEADAGAAAGHADLEYLQAGASVVPALDPAVLDILVHVRPLEPATAKALRKGAVTVGLASPSSELATVQALAEAGVTSFALELVPRISRAQSMDALSSQALVAGYRCVLEAAIRLPRFFPLYMTAAGTVPPARVLVLGAGVAGLQAIGTAKRLGARVSANDIRPASADEVASMGGTFIKLDLETAEASGGYARELSADRGALQRELLAPHVAQADVLITTAAVPGRRAPLLVSRRMVQGMRPGSVVVDLAAESGGNVEGVVPGADILVPTADGQGHVTLVGLKDAPSAMASDASRLYAKNVANLLALMTRDGTVAPDFGDDVIAGACLTHEGAVRHLPTAEALGAVIPALPDHEPSVQDDRLQSEGGI, from the coding sequence TTGAAACTGGGCATACCGCGGGAACGGCATGAGGGTGAGCGCCGTGTTGCCGCCACACCGGAAACGGTCAAACAACTGGCCGGGCTGGGCCTGGACGTCCTGATCGAAGCGGACGCCGGTGCCGCCGCCGGGCACGCGGACCTTGAATACCTCCAGGCAGGGGCCAGCGTGGTCCCGGCCCTCGACCCCGCCGTGCTGGACATCCTGGTCCACGTCCGCCCGCTGGAGCCCGCGACGGCGAAAGCCCTGAGAAAGGGCGCCGTCACCGTGGGCCTGGCCTCGCCGTCGTCCGAGCTGGCAACCGTGCAGGCACTCGCGGAGGCCGGCGTCACATCCTTCGCCCTGGAACTGGTGCCCCGGATCTCCCGCGCCCAGTCCATGGACGCGCTCAGCTCCCAGGCCCTGGTGGCCGGGTACCGCTGCGTCCTGGAGGCCGCCATCCGGCTGCCACGGTTCTTCCCCCTCTACATGACCGCGGCCGGCACCGTCCCTCCGGCCCGGGTCCTGGTGCTTGGCGCCGGTGTTGCCGGGCTGCAGGCCATCGGCACCGCCAAGAGGCTCGGCGCCCGGGTGTCCGCCAACGACATCCGGCCCGCCTCCGCCGACGAAGTGGCGTCCATGGGCGGCACCTTCATCAAACTGGACCTGGAAACCGCCGAGGCATCCGGCGGCTATGCCCGCGAACTCAGCGCCGACCGCGGCGCCCTCCAGCGCGAACTCCTCGCCCCGCACGTTGCCCAGGCTGATGTGCTGATTACGACGGCGGCAGTCCCCGGCAGGCGCGCGCCGCTCCTGGTGAGCCGCCGGATGGTGCAGGGCATGCGCCCGGGTTCGGTCGTCGTCGACCTCGCTGCAGAGTCCGGCGGGAACGTGGAAGGCGTGGTTCCCGGGGCGGACATCCTGGTGCCCACCGCCGATGGCCAGGGCCACGTCACCCTGGTGGGGCTGAAGGATGCCCCGTCCGCCATGGCCTCGGACGCCTCCCGGCTCTATGCCAAGAACGTGGCCAACCTGCTCGCCCTGATGACCCGGGACGGCACCGTGGCTCCCGATTTCGGCGACGACGTGATTGCCGGGGCCTGCCTTACACACGAGGGCGCGGTGCGGCACCTGCCCACGGCCGAGGCGTTGGGGGCGGTCATTCCGGCCCTGCCGGACCACGAGCCAAGCGTCCAGGACGACAGGCTCCAGAGCGAGGGGGGAATCTGA
- a CDS encoding NAD(P) transhydrogenase subunit alpha: MDGMSLLTVTVLAVFVGFEVVSKVSSTLHTPLMSGANAIHGIILVGAIIVAGQAADPGILAVALLAVVLATANLVGGFVVTDRMLHMFHGRKEPARTGAAGSGATAREDRP; the protein is encoded by the coding sequence ATGGACGGCATGAGTCTGCTCACCGTCACGGTGCTGGCGGTGTTTGTGGGCTTCGAGGTGGTCTCGAAGGTCTCCAGCACCCTGCACACGCCCCTGATGTCCGGCGCCAACGCCATCCACGGCATCATCCTGGTGGGCGCCATCATCGTGGCCGGCCAGGCCGCGGATCCGGGCATCCTGGCCGTGGCATTGCTCGCCGTGGTGCTCGCCACTGCCAACCTGGTGGGCGGTTTTGTGGTCACGGACCGGATGCTGCACATGTTCCACGGCCGGAAGGAGCCCGCCCGCACGGGAGCAGCGGGCAGCGGAGCCACCGCGCGGGAGGACCGCCCATGA
- a CDS encoding IclR family transcriptional regulator C-terminal domain-containing protein — protein sequence MTDAPATARTAPQAGDQYVQSLARGLAVIRAFDHDHPVMTLTEVAARTGLTRATARRFLHTLVELDYVRTDGKTFALTAKVLQLGYAYLSGLSLPQLAQPHLEELSLKLGESTSAAVLDGTDIAYIARVTTRRIMNVGITVGTRFPAYATSMGRVLLAALPPAGLKAYLAEAEIKPLTPRALGTVPELLAVLDTVRKQGWCLLDQELELGLMSVAAPVYDGPTKVVAAVNVSLQAQAVAARPDPDAYLASVAQEIVATAKLISADLTARR from the coding sequence ATGACCGACGCACCAGCAACTGCACGCACCGCTCCGCAGGCGGGCGACCAGTACGTGCAGTCGCTGGCGCGCGGCCTGGCCGTGATCCGGGCCTTCGACCACGACCACCCGGTGATGACCCTCACCGAGGTGGCGGCCCGGACCGGCCTGACCCGTGCCACCGCCCGGCGGTTCCTGCACACGCTGGTGGAACTGGACTACGTCCGGACCGACGGCAAAACGTTCGCGCTCACGGCCAAGGTCCTGCAGCTTGGCTACGCCTACCTTTCCGGGCTCTCCCTGCCCCAGCTCGCCCAGCCCCACTTGGAGGAACTCTCCCTGAAACTGGGGGAGTCCACGTCCGCGGCGGTGCTGGACGGGACGGACATCGCCTACATTGCCCGGGTGACCACGCGCCGGATCATGAACGTGGGCATCACGGTGGGCACCCGGTTCCCCGCCTACGCCACGTCCATGGGCAGGGTGCTGCTGGCCGCCCTGCCGCCCGCCGGGCTGAAGGCGTACCTGGCCGAGGCGGAGATCAAGCCGCTGACGCCGCGGGCGCTGGGAACCGTCCCTGAGCTGTTGGCCGTGCTGGACACCGTCCGGAAACAGGGCTGGTGCCTGCTGGACCAGGAGCTTGAGCTGGGGCTGATGTCCGTGGCGGCGCCGGTCTATGACGGGCCCACCAAAGTGGTGGCCGCGGTCAACGTATCGCTGCAGGCCCAGGCCGTGGCGGCCCGGCCGGACCCGGACGCGTACCTGGCCTCCGTGGCGCAGGAGATTGTGGCCACGGCCAAGCTCATTTCGGCGGACCTGACCGCCCGGCGCTAA
- a CDS encoding lyase family protein produces the protein MTGAALGYGSTADGDVGLLSPVSASPLVAALTGDRAVLAAILAVESGWAAVLERAGLAPAGSAAVVASAAVPGRYDPAGIALRAQGGGNPVIPLLADLRKQVSALDATGIGAGKAIHTSLTSQDVLDTALMLLARNTVEALLGDLKGATTALAALAEKHADTLGVGRSLTQHSLPFTFGLRAAQWFHGLAAAGRQLESLQFPVQFGGAAGTLAAGTVLTAESTATPFTLADSLAKQLGLAPAPAPWHTNRLAVTSLGNALAAALGAAGKIATDVLFMSRPEVAELAEPRAAGRGVSSAMPQKQNPVLSVLIRSAALQAPQLLAQLHLAAANFNDERPDAAWHTEWPALRELLRLALGAAGHLRELAEGLQVFPAALRRNLELAGPLLLAEGVGAAVAPLLAEKDGRSGKEQLQDVVDRTLAAPSAEQDATYRHLLREAVPRGALTDLRLDELLDPASYLGQAAEISRRILAAYPDFSSSATPEQNGANRG, from the coding sequence GTGACGGGTGCCGCCCTGGGTTACGGAAGCACGGCGGACGGCGACGTCGGCCTGCTCAGTCCTGTCTCGGCGTCGCCCCTGGTGGCGGCGCTGACCGGTGACCGGGCGGTGCTCGCGGCGATCCTCGCTGTCGAGTCCGGCTGGGCCGCGGTGCTGGAAAGGGCAGGGCTGGCACCTGCCGGATCCGCCGCCGTCGTGGCTTCCGCCGCGGTGCCGGGCCGCTACGACCCGGCAGGCATTGCGCTCCGTGCCCAGGGCGGCGGCAACCCCGTCATCCCTCTGTTGGCTGACCTGCGGAAGCAGGTTTCGGCGTTGGATGCCACCGGCATCGGTGCCGGCAAAGCCATCCACACCTCGCTGACCAGCCAGGATGTGCTGGACACTGCCCTCATGCTCCTGGCCCGTAACACCGTGGAGGCGCTGCTCGGCGACCTGAAAGGCGCGACGACGGCGCTCGCGGCCCTGGCGGAGAAGCATGCGGACACGCTGGGCGTGGGCCGGAGCCTGACCCAGCACTCGCTCCCGTTCACCTTTGGGCTGCGGGCAGCGCAGTGGTTCCACGGCCTCGCCGCCGCCGGGCGGCAGCTCGAGTCCCTCCAGTTCCCGGTGCAGTTCGGCGGGGCCGCCGGAACCCTCGCGGCCGGCACGGTGCTGACGGCCGAATCTACCGCCACACCCTTTACCTTGGCCGATTCACTCGCCAAACAGCTGGGGCTCGCCCCTGCGCCCGCGCCATGGCACACCAACCGGCTGGCTGTCACCTCCCTCGGGAACGCGCTGGCCGCCGCGCTCGGCGCCGCCGGCAAGATCGCCACCGACGTCCTTTTCATGAGCCGGCCCGAAGTGGCTGAACTCGCCGAACCTCGCGCGGCCGGGCGCGGCGTGTCCTCGGCCATGCCGCAGAAGCAGAACCCGGTGCTGTCCGTCCTGATCCGCAGCGCCGCCCTGCAGGCTCCGCAGCTCCTGGCCCAGCTGCACCTGGCGGCGGCCAACTTCAACGACGAACGCCCCGATGCAGCCTGGCATACCGAATGGCCCGCCCTGCGTGAGCTCCTGCGGCTGGCCCTCGGCGCGGCCGGCCACCTCCGCGAGCTGGCGGAAGGACTCCAGGTTTTCCCGGCCGCCCTGCGCCGCAACCTGGAACTGGCCGGGCCGCTGCTCCTCGCCGAAGGGGTGGGTGCCGCCGTCGCTCCGCTGTTGGCGGAGAAGGACGGCCGCAGCGGCAAGGAACAGCTGCAGGACGTGGTGGACCGGACCCTTGCCGCGCCGTCCGCCGAGCAGGACGCCACCTACCGGCACCTGCTTCGCGAGGCCGTCCCCAGGGGTGCGCTGACCGATCTGCGCCTCGACGAGCTCCTGGACCCTGCCAGCTACCTGGGCCAGGCCGCCGAAATCTCCCGGCGGATCCTGGCCGCCTACCCGGACTTTTCCTCTTCAGCAACCCCCGAGCAGAACGGAGCCAACCGTGGCTAA
- the pcaC gene encoding 4-carboxymuconolactone decarboxylase translates to MSTPNGSERHGVVQPDATSQEIYDGGMVVRREVLGAAHVDRANTNKDEFTEDFQDMITRIAWGGIWTRPGISRQMRSAVTITAMVAHGHWEELAMHIRAALTNGLSRDEIKEILLQTAIYCGVPSANTAFKTAQQVFRDLDSAESAAAPTTETPTPPN, encoded by the coding sequence ATGAGCACCCCCAACGGTTCCGAGCGCCACGGTGTGGTCCAGCCGGACGCCACCAGCCAGGAGATTTACGACGGCGGCATGGTGGTCCGGCGCGAAGTGCTCGGCGCCGCGCATGTGGACCGCGCGAACACCAACAAGGATGAGTTCACCGAGGACTTCCAGGACATGATCACGCGGATTGCGTGGGGTGGCATCTGGACCCGGCCCGGCATCTCCCGGCAGATGCGCTCCGCCGTGACCATTACGGCGATGGTGGCGCACGGGCACTGGGAAGAGCTGGCCATGCACATCCGCGCGGCCCTCACCAACGGCCTGAGCCGGGACGAGATCAAGGAAATCCTGCTACAGACCGCCATCTACTGCGGTGTGCCGTCCGCCAACACGGCGTTCAAGACCGCCCAGCAGGTCTTCCGCGACCTGGACAGCGCAGAGTCGGCCGCCGCGCCCACCACAGAAACCCCCACCCCGCCCAACTAG
- the pcaH gene encoding protocatechuate 3,4-dioxygenase subunit beta yields the protein MPEEINLETYNADPLTEDVSDEATEAAPKQYAPLDAAAESQADLSAEMKALGDAYAQAVKNGAPAEIQPRLDYAPYRSSVLRHPTKDLHHADPETIELYSPAFGHMDVHALESDLTIQHNGEPLGERIVVSGRVLDGDGRPVAGQLVEIWQANSAGRYIHKRDQHPAPLDPNFTGVGRCITGADGSYSFTTIKPGAYPWKNHLNAWRPAHIHFSLFGQEFTQRIVTQMYFPGDQLFPLDPIYQSIVDQDARDRLVATYNHEQTKPEWALAYNWDIVLTGSKRTWTENEALGAEGDDHE from the coding sequence GTGCCTGAAGAAATCAACCTTGAAACGTACAACGCGGATCCGCTCACCGAAGACGTGTCCGACGAAGCCACGGAGGCCGCACCGAAGCAGTACGCACCCCTCGATGCCGCCGCGGAGTCACAGGCGGATCTCAGCGCAGAGATGAAAGCTCTCGGCGACGCCTATGCGCAGGCCGTCAAGAACGGCGCCCCGGCGGAAATCCAGCCGAGGCTGGACTACGCCCCCTACCGCAGCAGCGTCCTGCGGCACCCCACCAAGGACCTGCACCACGCGGACCCCGAGACCATCGAGCTGTACTCTCCGGCGTTCGGGCACATGGACGTGCACGCGCTGGAATCGGACCTCACCATCCAGCACAACGGTGAACCGCTGGGCGAACGCATTGTGGTGTCCGGGCGCGTCCTCGACGGTGACGGCCGCCCGGTGGCCGGCCAGCTCGTGGAGATCTGGCAGGCGAACTCCGCCGGCCGCTACATCCACAAGCGCGACCAGCACCCGGCGCCGCTGGACCCCAACTTCACCGGCGTGGGCCGCTGCATCACCGGGGCCGACGGCTCGTACAGCTTCACCACCATCAAGCCCGGCGCCTACCCGTGGAAGAACCACCTCAACGCTTGGCGCCCCGCCCACATCCACTTCTCCCTGTTCGGGCAGGAGTTCACCCAGCGGATCGTCACCCAGATGTACTTCCCCGGCGACCAGCTCTTCCCGCTGGACCCGATCTACCAGTCCATCGTGGACCAGGACGCCCGCGACCGGCTCGTGGCCACCTACAACCACGAGCAGACCAAACCCGAGTGGGCCCTCGCCTACAACTGGGACATCGTGCTGACCGGGTCGAAGCGGACCTGGACCGAGAACGAGGCCCTCGGCGCAGAAGGAGACGACCATGAGTAA
- the pcaG gene encoding protocatechuate 3,4-dioxygenase subunit alpha has protein sequence MSNPGPTKLTPTPGQTVGPFYGYALPFTKDRELLAPGSPGSIRLQGTVYDGAGHPIPDAILEIWQADSQGNVPQHTGSLVRDGYTFTGFGRSAVGNTGVFTFTTVNPGPTGEGAAPFISVAIFARGLMNRLFTRIYLPDNEEALAKDPLLGSLDPERRKTLIARRDPDGGLTWDVRLQGEGETVFLDFQ, from the coding sequence ATGAGTAACCCCGGCCCCACCAAGCTGACACCCACCCCCGGCCAGACCGTAGGACCCTTCTACGGTTACGCCCTTCCCTTCACCAAGGACCGCGAGCTGCTGGCTCCCGGCTCCCCGGGGTCCATTCGGCTCCAGGGCACCGTGTACGACGGCGCCGGGCACCCGATCCCCGATGCGATCCTGGAGATCTGGCAGGCAGATTCCCAAGGCAACGTGCCGCAGCACACCGGGTCACTGGTGCGCGACGGCTACACCTTCACCGGATTCGGCCGCAGCGCCGTGGGCAACACCGGCGTCTTCACCTTCACCACCGTCAACCCCGGCCCCACCGGGGAAGGCGCGGCACCGTTCATCTCCGTCGCGATTTTTGCCCGCGGCCTGATGAACCGGCTCTTCACCCGGATCTACCTGCCGGACAACGAGGAAGCCCTGGCCAAGGACCCGCTGCTGGGCTCCCTTGACCCGGAACGCCGGAAGACCCTGATCGCACGCCGCGACCCGGACGGCGGACTCACATGGGACGTCCGCCTGCAGGGTGAGGGCGAAACAGTCTTCCTGGACTTCCAGTGA
- a CDS encoding alpha/beta fold hydrolase, producing the protein MAKPTLKAVLLSPERTLGERPLLVVGPSLGTSSAILWGRTAALLANDYDVVAWDLPGHGVSPKATEAFDVADLAEAVVDLVDSIAPGEAFHYAGVSLGGATGLQLGIKHGERLKSLSVQCSGAKIGTPEGWLDRAELVRVQGTPVVIQGSAERWFGPGFMDREPDLSSKLLHSLRDADRFSYAFCCEALAAYDVRAELGSISVPTQAVAGVADTVVPPSFAEEIVAGITAGGGTANAVSLEGVAHLAPAEAPAHVAELLRSLISWSETRPAK; encoded by the coding sequence GTGGCTAAACCGACCCTCAAAGCAGTCCTGCTTTCGCCCGAACGAACCCTTGGCGAACGTCCGCTGCTGGTGGTGGGCCCCTCCCTGGGCACCTCCTCCGCCATCCTGTGGGGCCGGACGGCGGCGCTGCTGGCCAATGACTACGACGTGGTGGCCTGGGACCTTCCGGGGCACGGCGTCTCTCCGAAGGCCACGGAGGCCTTCGACGTCGCCGACCTGGCGGAGGCCGTTGTGGACCTGGTGGACTCGATCGCTCCCGGCGAGGCGTTCCATTACGCCGGCGTTTCCCTCGGCGGAGCCACCGGCCTGCAGCTGGGCATCAAACACGGCGAACGCCTCAAGAGCCTGTCGGTACAGTGCTCCGGCGCCAAGATCGGCACCCCGGAAGGCTGGCTGGACCGCGCCGAACTGGTGCGGGTCCAGGGCACCCCGGTTGTCATCCAGGGCTCCGCCGAGCGCTGGTTCGGGCCTGGCTTTATGGACCGCGAACCGGACCTGAGCAGCAAGCTCCTGCACTCCCTCCGCGACGCCGACCGCTTCAGCTACGCCTTCTGCTGCGAGGCGCTGGCCGCCTATGACGTCCGCGCCGAGCTCGGCAGCATCTCCGTCCCCACGCAGGCAGTGGCGGGTGTGGCGGATACTGTTGTGCCGCCGTCGTTCGCGGAGGAAATCGTTGCCGGCATCACCGCCGGGGGAGGCACCGCGAACGCCGTTTCCCTGGAAGGCGTGGCGCACCTCGCCCCCGCGGAGGCACCTGCCCATGTTGCCGAACTGCTGCGGAGCCTCATCAGCTGGAGCGAAACTCGGCCGGCTAAATGA
- a CDS encoding 3-oxoacid CoA-transferase subunit B, with protein sequence MSTATSLQTSDKPLGRDALAELVARDIKPGSFVNLGIGQPTLVSNYLKPEQNITLHTENGMLGMGPVAVGDQIDGDLINAGKIPVTELPGASYFHHADSFAIMRGGHLDICVLGAFQVSATGDLANWHTGAPDAIPAVGGAMDLATGAKDVFVMMTLLTREGASKIVEACTYPLTGVGCVTRVYTDKAVFLTGPDGVTVRETFGCTLAELQELVPVPLKAAA encoded by the coding sequence ATGAGCACCGCAACTTCCCTCCAGACCAGTGACAAGCCCCTGGGCCGCGACGCCCTCGCCGAACTCGTGGCCCGGGACATCAAGCCCGGCTCGTTCGTGAACCTCGGCATCGGCCAGCCCACCCTGGTCTCGAACTACCTCAAGCCCGAGCAGAACATCACCCTCCACACGGAGAACGGCATGCTGGGCATGGGCCCGGTGGCCGTGGGCGACCAGATCGACGGCGACCTCATCAACGCCGGGAAAATCCCCGTCACCGAGCTGCCCGGGGCGTCCTACTTCCACCACGCCGATTCGTTCGCGATCATGCGCGGCGGCCACCTGGACATCTGCGTGCTCGGGGCCTTCCAAGTCTCCGCCACCGGTGACCTCGCCAACTGGCACACCGGCGCCCCGGACGCCATCCCCGCCGTCGGCGGCGCGATGGACCTCGCCACCGGCGCCAAGGACGTCTTTGTCATGATGACGCTCCTGACCCGCGAGGGCGCCTCCAAGATCGTGGAAGCCTGCACCTACCCGCTCACCGGCGTCGGCTGCGTCACCCGCGTCTACACGGACAAAGCCGTCTTCCTGACAGGACCCGACGGCGTCACCGTCCGCGAGACCTTCGGCTGCACCCTGGCGGAACTCCAGGAGCTGGTCCCCGTCCCGCTGAAGGCGGCAGCGTAA